TGTCCGCATATTGCTGCGAAATCGGTAAAAACAAGGAAATAGCGGAACCAGTGTCCTCAAATAACGCAAATCGATGGACTTTAACAATACTGGATGGCGGTATCATAATGAGGGAATCTGTACGCTGCTAATCGCTGCCGAACTGAATAACAGAGTAATACAAAAAGCTTACGCCGTTACATAACGGGTAAGCTTTAATGCGGTATGCCGTACATCCTGCCAAGCTACACGGTTCGCCTCCATAAAATCTATTCGATGCAGCCTGCCCATAGAGAGCTTTTAGAAGCTCTCTCCAAAGCGACCTTAACCGGGCGCTTTTTTCGTTTGCGTCCGGAGAAGGCTGAAATATAGCCCAATCTGCGCCTTGTATCTGCAGATTTCAGCCGTTCACGACGATGCCAACAAGGATGTTGTCCAAGAGTAGGTGTCATTTCCCTGACGAATAATCATTAACTCAGATTATCGTGAAATGCACCGGGTGTGAGAAAATGATTGTTTCGGAACTTCTTTAGCAGCTGATAAGCTGTGGGTGGAATTTCAAAATTTGTTGATTTTAAACAATGACATTGTTTTGACAGACATGGTCCATAAGCGAGGGGGATGATAAGAAAGTTCCAATTTATTGAAAACGATTACAAAAGTGCAAGTGAACAAAAAAAGGAGGAGATGAAATGAAGAACAGCGTTGCAAAGGTGACCGGCATGGTGTTGTTGTTTTCTCTGGCGCTATCTCTCATAGCGGGAGGATGGGTGAATAAGAGTACGGTCCATGCTGCCGGTCTTTCGATCATCGGTGGTGGGGGTTGGAATGAAACGGCGTATATAGAATGGTCACCCCTAAGTAATGCGGAGGGATACAATGTATATGTTAAACAAGCAGGCGCCCCGGATTCCAGCTATCAACAAATTGATAATGAGCTGATTCGACAATACCCTTCCTATTGGAGAGCGGACGCCGTAGGCTTAGCTGCAGGAAATTATGTAATGAGGGTTGAAGCCAGGCTGAGTGACGGTTCGACGGTAAGTGCCGTTTCGAATAACCTGTCCGTAGCGCCGCATGATCGATCGGGGTTTGCTTTTTCCTCAGACTCGCCATACCAGACAGGCTCGGGTGCCTACAATGATGACGGAACACTTAAGGATGGTGCACAAGTTATTTATGTGACCTCCGAAACGGCACGAACCGTCACCCTTGATGTGAAAATCGATAGCTCAGGCGGGGTTCAAACGGGCGTGGGGATCGGCGAGATTTTGACGCTAAGACAAAAAGGATATGATACAACCCCTCTTGCCATTCGATTTATTGGAAAAGTTACAGATGACGACATGAGCGGACAACTGAATAGCAGCGGCTACCTTCAAGTAAAAGGCAAAAACGAATATTCGGAAATGAATATGACGATCGAAGGGATCGGAGACGACGCTTATGCTTATGGATGGGGATTGCTCCTTAGATATGTCGGGGATGTGGAAGTAAGAAACCTGGGACTCATGTTGTTCCCTGACGACGGGATTTCCATGGATACAGGAAACGTCAACGTGTGGGTGCATAATAACGATCTTTTTTATGGAACCGCAGGAGGAGATGCCGACCAGGCCAAGGGTGATGGTTCAACGGATCTGAAAAAAGGATCGACCTATATTACCATCTCCTACAATCACTACTGGGATTCGGGAAAAGCGGCTTTGGTCGGTTTGAGTGAATCGGAGGAATTCTTTGTCACCTTCCACCATAACTGGTTTGATCACTCGGACTCGCGGCATCCACGCATCCGATTGGCATCGGTTCACATCTATAATAACTTCTATGACGGAGTCTCAAAATATGGGGTCGGTGTGACAACGGGAGCTTCGGCCTTTGTGGAATCCAATTACTTTAGACATGCCAAATACCCGATGTTGAGCTCCTTGCAAGGTACGGATGCTCTAGGGGCAGGGACATTTTCGGGCGAAGACGGAGGCGTGATTAAGGCCTATAACAATAGGATCGTAGATGCGGACAGTCTAATTTATGCGAATTCCGATACCGGAACAACTCCGGCAAATGCAACCTCATTCGATGCATTCTTGGCTTCGTCAAGAAGTGAAACCGTACCAAGCTCATACAAAGCATTCGTGGGAGGAACGGCTTATAATAACTTCGATACAACCGTCGATACGGGAGTAAACCGCGTCGACATTGATAACGTGAGCGATGTGGAACAGATCGTTACCGCACAAGCCGGACGCCTGAATAACGGGGACTTCACCTGGGAATTCAATGATGCCGTTGACGACACATCCTATGCCCTCAATACAGCTCTTATGGCTAAAATAAGCAGCTACACCACTCAACTTGTATCCGTAGGCGGGAATTCAACCGGGGCGGAGCCGGAACCAGAACCAGAACCAGAGCCGTCCACCGGAGAACAAGTTCACAACTTCACAACGTCCGGAGCGGAAAACGATTTCTTTAATATTGTAGGGAATCTCTCCACAACCAAGGGAACAGTGGTGTATAACGGCTTAACGCTAACCCAATGTTTGAAAATCGAGAGTTCAACCCGTATTACCTTTACCTCTACGGAAACCGCTACATTAACATTAGTGTTTAATTCGGCAGACGGAACCAAGATCAAGATTGATGGAACGAGTTATACAATGACGAATGGTATTGTTAGTGTGTCACTTGCTCCAGGGGCGCATACGATTACAAAAGATAATACGACGAATCTCTTTTATATGGAGTTGGAGTAGAACAGTCTTCGGTTAAAAAGTGGAGCGACCGTGATTCGGTCGCTTTTATTTTTCCTTTTTAAGACTTCTTAATTATAATTTTCTCAGTGTCCGGTCTAATTTCCATGCTGACTGTATTCGTATCCCGTAGTCATCCCCACCATGTTCCTGTACAATGAAGTGAAAATAAACGGGACGGGCGGAAGG
This Paenibacillus sp. JZ16 DNA region includes the following protein-coding sequences:
- a CDS encoding pectate lyase family protein, with product MKNSVAKVTGMVLLFSLALSLIAGGWVNKSTVHAAGLSIIGGGGWNETAYIEWSPLSNAEGYNVYVKQAGAPDSSYQQIDNELIRQYPSYWRADAVGLAAGNYVMRVEARLSDGSTVSAVSNNLSVAPHDRSGFAFSSDSPYQTGSGAYNDDGTLKDGAQVIYVTSETARTVTLDVKIDSSGGVQTGVGIGEILTLRQKGYDTTPLAIRFIGKVTDDDMSGQLNSSGYLQVKGKNEYSEMNMTIEGIGDDAYAYGWGLLLRYVGDVEVRNLGLMLFPDDGISMDTGNVNVWVHNNDLFYGTAGGDADQAKGDGSTDLKKGSTYITISYNHYWDSGKAALVGLSESEEFFVTFHHNWFDHSDSRHPRIRLASVHIYNNFYDGVSKYGVGVTTGASAFVESNYFRHAKYPMLSSLQGTDALGAGTFSGEDGGVIKAYNNRIVDADSLIYANSDTGTTPANATSFDAFLASSRSETVPSSYKAFVGGTAYNNFDTTVDTGVNRVDIDNVSDVEQIVTAQAGRLNNGDFTWEFNDAVDDTSYALNTALMAKISSYTTQLVSVGGNSTGAEPEPEPEPEPSTGEQVHNFTTSGAENDFFNIVGNLSTTKGTVVYNGLTLTQCLKIESSTRITFTSTETATLTLVFNSADGTKIKIDGTSYTMTNGIVSVSLAPGAHTITKDNTTNLFYMELE